In candidate division WOR-3 bacterium, the genomic stretch AAATTAGTTATCTGTTAGGGAAAAACACCTAAACGCCTTAATTCTTGTTCAGCTTTTTCTTTAAGTTTTCGATTCTGGGTTGTCTGATAAATTGTCTGCCAAATTTCAATTGCCATATCTTTAGCCCCACCACGGTCAAAAGCAAATGCGGCCCAGCGTTCGGTTATTGTCCAAGTCTCAGGTAATTTTGAAGCAATTTCAAAATAATATCCGGCCGAGACATAGTCTTTAGTTATCATATAATTGATAAAACCCGCATCAAATACTAACTGCCAATTTAGGGGATTGTTTGCCATTCCGTGATAAAGTAATTTCAAGGCTTCAGTATATTGCCGAGCATCCCAAGCAATAACAATTGCACCAAAATGATAAGCACCAATAAATCTTGGGTCCAGGGTGGTAAGAATATCAAATATATGGTCTAACCAGATAAATTTCCGGTCCGTGATTAAATGTTGGCCGTAATATTGAACTGCTCGCAACCAGACCAAATCTGCCATCGCTGTCTCATATTCAATCGTAAGTGGCTTTAAGAACTTGCCGGACGGAAAATACATCAATTCTTCGACAATACGAACTTGAAGTGATTTATGCCGAGAGGCATCGATAATACTCTGAATCTGCCAAATAAGAACAAATCCAATGGCAATAACCGGAATTACTATAACTCGTCGGATAATCTCGTTAGTCATCACTATAAGAATCTATACTGTTATCTTATTTAATAAAAAACTCTGCTTCAGAAATATCTGTCCCAAATGGCAATTGTGCAATTAGTGTTTAATTGCCAGCAATCTTTCATCCATTTTTAGAAGTCTTTGCGGGCTAAAATCTGACTGGCAATGAAAAGCATTAGTCCCGAATAAAAGATTGCATAAAGCACTGTGAGGAGTAAAGCATTGGTTTCAATAATTAAGTTATGCACGACCGCAGGTTTAACATTAAAATTGGAAAAGTTGGGTAGGATATAATATATAATATTAGCAAAAAGTTCATTGATGGGCGATTTACTCGCTTTGGCAAAAACTTTTAAGTCGCGGGTTAAATGGCCCATCACATATATTGCAAAAGTAAAGATCGAACTGGTAATCGGCGTAGAGAAAGTAGAAAAAAGAATTGCAACCGCAGTAAGTATCCACAATTGGCAAAAGGTCATAAAAATTGCCCAAAGAAGATAGATGTTGCTGGGAATATTCAACAAGAACATTATAATATAAAAGGCACCGGTCATAATCAGAATACTTTCAAAAAGCACTAACAACAAGCCTAAGTATTTTCCTAATACAAATTGCCAGCGCGGAATGGGTCGAGAGAGAATTAGATATATTGTTCGTTTTTCAACTTCTTTATACACCAATCGTCCTCCGACTAAGATGGCAATTAATACGGAAAAGAAAGTTATCGCATTCAATCCAATATCTTTCACCACTTTGGCTTCTTCTCCTAATGCCAAGGGTTTAATTACTCGGCCACTGCCAATTACTAAAATCGCAAAGACAATTATTGTAATAAAGACTTTATCTCGGACCGATTCCCGAAATGTATTTAAGATTATCCCGGTAATTTTCATCCTTGCTTGATATAGTTCTATTTTATAAAGTCATATTATATTTCTTTTAATCTTTCTTTCTGAATCTGGCTGATGAAGTGGTCTTCTAAGGTCTTGCGTCTTGGTTGAAGAGAGACCAATTTCGCACGGGTTTCACGAACGATGGTCAAAATCCGTTCCGCAGATGCTTCATCCGAGACAGTAATCAATGCTTTATTATCTCCTTCAATTACTTTTGTCGCAATTTTTTCTATTGCCCGAAGCGTCTTGTGGTCTAATCCTTCGGCAACAATATCTATCATTTCAACTTTCTCACCGAGAATCGTGTCCAATTGACCCGTGCTAATAAGTTTACCATTAAGAATAATGCCTACTCGGTCACAAATCATTTCCACATCGGTTAAGATATGGGTTGAGAAGAAGACCGTTTTCCCTTGTTCTTTAAGCGAGATAATAATATCGCGAAATTCTCGTCGGCCAATTGGGTCAAGCCCTCCCATTGGTTCATCTAAAATTACTAATTCCGGGTCTGTGACCATAACCTGCGCAATCCCTAATCTTTGCAACATACCCCGAGAATAGCCCCGAATAGGTAATTTAGCAAAAGGTGCCAAACGAACCAGTTCCAGCAATCGGTTAATCCGTTGACGAACATTGTCTCTAATTCCTGATACTTGACAGCAAAACTCTAAATACTCTTTAGCATTAAGATATTCATAAAAATAGGGTGATTCGGGTAAAAAGCCGATTCGCTTTTTAGTTTCAATGTGATTAGGACTTTTGCCAAATATTAAGGCTCGTCCTTTTGTGGGATGGGCTAAACCAACTAAAATTTTAAGTGTCGTGGTCTTGCCCGCACCGTTCGGACCTAAAAAACCAAAAATTTCATGCG encodes the following:
- a CDS encoding ABC transporter permease: MKITGIILNTFRESVRDKVFITIIVFAILVIGSGRVIKPLALGEEAKVVKDIGLNAITFFSVLIAILVGGRLVYKEVEKRTIYLILSRPIPRWQFVLGKYLGLLLVLFESILIMTGAFYIIMFLLNIPSNIYLLWAIFMTFCQLWILTAVAILFSTFSTPITSSIFTFAIYVMGHLTRDLKVFAKASKSPINELFANIIYYILPNFSNFNVKPAVVHNLIIETNALLLTVLYAIFYSGLMLFIASQILARKDF
- a CDS encoding ABC transporter ATP-binding protein, which translates into the protein MDRVIFTENLTKDYRTGFRMQKVRAIENLNLEVFAHEIFGFLGPNGAGKTTTLKILVGLAHPTKGRALIFGKSPNHIETKKRIGFLPESPYFYEYLNAKEYLEFCCQVSGIRDNVRQRINRLLELVRLAPFAKLPIRGYSRGMLQRLGIAQVMVTDPELVILDEPMGGLDPIGRREFRDIIISLKEQGKTVFFSTHILTDVEMICDRVGIILNGKLISTGQLDTILGEKVEMIDIVAEGLDHKTLRAIEKIATKVIEGDNKALITVSDEASAERILTIVRETRAKLVSLQPRRKTLEDHFISQIQKERLKEI